The following coding sequences lie in one Ostrea edulis chromosome 8, xbOstEdul1.1, whole genome shotgun sequence genomic window:
- the LOC125662321 gene encoding uncharacterized protein LOC125662321 isoform X2, with protein MFRSAERNESPSIIVQGIDGRLRDSARVFCLPRIPTTSLSHTRLNDGNVTRDTVSVVNHFGGVQFSNHSLMLSQLSTSFQGTGLAQIQRGIPQHGRMGHMMLLPENMNNISLSRNRLDTSQRINRISGSRTNRDTDSNGDKNSICHILLRILYFCLMSVYLYDFCADAVLSSQYFVRGEIKDFILLIAPGTTSALVSIIIIHCIATTHISMSCCFVFLVFVTSPITKALIYGWMVNTGEPSWYKHWYFHVLTFLQLVEVCIEGIPQLIFEYYIILTENQTVYQSIQSLQWWYMTISTVAVLCSITSVTITLDREEDTREVLKNRVNRQIDKEYYWENYKDQNNGYWYFYCVVVFIGRALEFLPRCVIYATFAKVFGLKVFGCVMAMYAVFFSIISMFCFRNVHSNDKSSLFLISSLISVIANLFYCYEWSFRFLWEKKILYTLYFLLFYAVNVALCIANISFLCGIIVYLPITAILQICFLLLRIRLRQNMRAGLMRILNR; from the exons ATGTTTCGTTCGGCAGAACGCAATGAGTCACCATCTATTATTGTCCAAGGAATTGATGGAAGATTAAGGGATTCTGCAAGAGTATTTTGCCTTCCTAGAATACCGACTACATCATTAAGCCACACTCGTTTGAATGATGGAAATGTTACTCGTGATACCGTTTCTGTAGTCAACCATTTCGGCGGGGTACAATTTTCTAACCATTCCTTAATGTTATCACAACTTTCAACATCATTCCAAGGTACAGGATTAGCTCAAATACAACGTGGAATACCACAACATGGACGGATGGGACATATGATGTTACTTCCGGAAAATATGAACAACATATCATTGTCTAGAAACAGATTGGACACAAGTCAACGCATCAATAGAATTTCCGGATCCAGAACGAACCGAGATACTGATTCCAACGGAGATAAAAACTCAATTTGTCACATTTTATTGCGAATCCTCTACTTTTGTTTAATGTCCGTTTACTTATATGACTTTTGCGCTGATGCAGTATTGTCATCTCAATACTTCGTCAGGGGAGAAATCAAAGACTTCATTTTATTGATAGCACCAGGAACAACATCTGCATTGGTCTctataataattattcattgtATAGCAACGACACATATAAGCATGTCCTGCTGTTTTGTCTTTCTAGTATTTGTAACATCACCTATTACCAAAGCCCTAAT TTATGGTTGGATGGTCAATACTGGAGAGCCGTCTTGGTACAAGCACTGGTACTTCCATGTTCTTACTTTTTTGCAGTTGGTTGAAGTTTGCATAGAAGGAATCCCTCAGCTTATTTTTGAATATTACATAATTCTCACAGAGAACCAAACAGTATATCAAA gtATCCAAAGCCTACAGTGGTGGTATATGACCATTTCCACGGTAGCGGTGTTATGTTCTATTACATCTGTTACAATAACCctagacagagaagaagatacAAGGGAAGTGCTTAAAAATAGAGTAAACAGACAGATTGATAAGGAATACTACTGGGAAAATTATAAGGATCAAAACAATGGATATTGGTATTTTTACTGTGTAGTGGTATTCATTGGAAGAGCCTTGGAGTTTCTTCCACGTTGTGTCATTTATGCTACGTTTGCAAAGGTCTTTGGTCTGAAGGTATTTGGATGCGTCATGGCAATGTACGCAGTATTCTTTTCTATTATCTCCATGTTTTGTTTCCGAAATGTTCATTCCAACGATAAAAGTTCCCTCTTTCTTATCAGTAGCCTAATTAGTGTTATTGCAAACCTTTTCTATTGCTACGAATGGAGTTTCCGATTTCTTTGggaaaagaagattttatatACTCTGTATTTTCTTCTCTTCTATGCTGTGAATGTGGCTCTGTGTATcgcaaatatttcatttttatgtggAATAATTGTCTATTTACCCATCACGGCCATACTAcaaatatgttttcttttacTACGAATTAGATTAAGACAAAACATGAGAGCTGGATTGATGAGAATATTAAATAGATAA
- the LOC125662321 gene encoding uncharacterized protein LOC125662321 isoform X1 — MEYIYHFGSYGIAAVLIAAVLCGLQRWFREDLQRWLKIDVEENQRSAMFRSAERNESPSIIVQGIDGRLRDSARVFCLPRIPTTSLSHTRLNDGNVTRDTVSVVNHFGGVQFSNHSLMLSQLSTSFQGTGLAQIQRGIPQHGRMGHMMLLPENMNNISLSRNRLDTSQRINRISGSRTNRDTDSNGDKNSICHILLRILYFCLMSVYLYDFCADAVLSSQYFVRGEIKDFILLIAPGTTSALVSIIIIHCIATTHISMSCCFVFLVFVTSPITKALIYGWMVNTGEPSWYKHWYFHVLTFLQLVEVCIEGIPQLIFEYYIILTENQTVYQSIQSLQWWYMTISTVAVLCSITSVTITLDREEDTREVLKNRVNRQIDKEYYWENYKDQNNGYWYFYCVVVFIGRALEFLPRCVIYATFAKVFGLKVFGCVMAMYAVFFSIISMFCFRNVHSNDKSSLFLISSLISVIANLFYCYEWSFRFLWEKKILYTLYFLLFYAVNVALCIANISFLCGIIVYLPITAILQICFLLLRIRLRQNMRAGLMRILNR, encoded by the exons ATGGAGTATATCTATCATTTTG GATCGTATGGAATAGCAGCTGTACTGATTGCAGCAGTTCTTTGTGGTCTTCAAAGATGGTTTCGAGAAGACCTTCAACGATGGTTGAAGATAGATGTAGAAGAAAACCAAAGAAGTGCAATGTTTCGTTCGGCAGAACGCAATGAGTCACCATCTATTATTGTCCAAGGAATTGATGGAAGATTAAGGGATTCTGCAAGAGTATTTTGCCTTCCTAGAATACCGACTACATCATTAAGCCACACTCGTTTGAATGATGGAAATGTTACTCGTGATACCGTTTCTGTAGTCAACCATTTCGGCGGGGTACAATTTTCTAACCATTCCTTAATGTTATCACAACTTTCAACATCATTCCAAGGTACAGGATTAGCTCAAATACAACGTGGAATACCACAACATGGACGGATGGGACATATGATGTTACTTCCGGAAAATATGAACAACATATCATTGTCTAGAAACAGATTGGACACAAGTCAACGCATCAATAGAATTTCCGGATCCAGAACGAACCGAGATACTGATTCCAACGGAGATAAAAACTCAATTTGTCACATTTTATTGCGAATCCTCTACTTTTGTTTAATGTCCGTTTACTTATATGACTTTTGCGCTGATGCAGTATTGTCATCTCAATACTTCGTCAGGGGAGAAATCAAAGACTTCATTTTATTGATAGCACCAGGAACAACATCTGCATTGGTCTctataataattattcattgtATAGCAACGACACATATAAGCATGTCCTGCTGTTTTGTCTTTCTAGTATTTGTAACATCACCTATTACCAAAGCCCTAAT TTATGGTTGGATGGTCAATACTGGAGAGCCGTCTTGGTACAAGCACTGGTACTTCCATGTTCTTACTTTTTTGCAGTTGGTTGAAGTTTGCATAGAAGGAATCCCTCAGCTTATTTTTGAATATTACATAATTCTCACAGAGAACCAAACAGTATATCAAA gtATCCAAAGCCTACAGTGGTGGTATATGACCATTTCCACGGTAGCGGTGTTATGTTCTATTACATCTGTTACAATAACCctagacagagaagaagatacAAGGGAAGTGCTTAAAAATAGAGTAAACAGACAGATTGATAAGGAATACTACTGGGAAAATTATAAGGATCAAAACAATGGATATTGGTATTTTTACTGTGTAGTGGTATTCATTGGAAGAGCCTTGGAGTTTCTTCCACGTTGTGTCATTTATGCTACGTTTGCAAAGGTCTTTGGTCTGAAGGTATTTGGATGCGTCATGGCAATGTACGCAGTATTCTTTTCTATTATCTCCATGTTTTGTTTCCGAAATGTTCATTCCAACGATAAAAGTTCCCTCTTTCTTATCAGTAGCCTAATTAGTGTTATTGCAAACCTTTTCTATTGCTACGAATGGAGTTTCCGATTTCTTTGggaaaagaagattttatatACTCTGTATTTTCTTCTCTTCTATGCTGTGAATGTGGCTCTGTGTATcgcaaatatttcatttttatgtggAATAATTGTCTATTTACCCATCACGGCCATACTAcaaatatgttttcttttacTACGAATTAGATTAAGACAAAACATGAGAGCTGGATTGATGAGAATATTAAATAGATAA